From a region of the Cryptococcus depauperatus CBS 7841 chromosome 6, complete sequence genome:
- a CDS encoding ribosomal protein L22 — protein MVRYASAHIAASNPEKFAKARGEYLRTHFKNMREVAAVLSGMNLKKAYIYLADVQDHKQVVPFRRFAGGIGRASQAKQFKTTKGRWPEKSVKFILRLLKNAESNADAKDLDVEELIIKNIVVQQAPKTRRRTYRAHGRINPYQGHPCHIEIILSTPSSEVPRAKDLDTISSSKKGKTVAAIEA, from the exons ATG GTCCGATACGCCTCCGCCCACATTGCCGCTAGCAACCCCGAAAAGT TCGCCAAGGCTCGGGGCGAGTATCTCCGAACTCACTTCAAGAACATGCGAGAGGTGGCTGCTGTTCTCTCTG GCATGAACTTGAAAAAGGCCTACATCTACCTTGCCGACGTTCAGGACCACAAGCAGGTTGTGCCTTTCCGACGGTTTGCTGGCGGTATTGGTCGCGCTTCCCAGGCCAAGCAGTTCAAGACCACCAAAG GTCGATGGCCCGAGAAGTCTGTCAAATTCATCTTGCGTCTTCTCAAGAACGCTGAGTCCAACGCCGATGCCAAAGATCTTGACGTTGAAGAGTTGATCATCAAAAACATTGTCGTTCAACAGGCCCCCAAGACCAGAAGGAGGACTTACCGTGCCCATGGCCGAAT TAACCCTTACCAGGGCCACCCTTGTCACATTGAGATCATTCTTTCCACTCCCTCTTCCGAAGTTCCTCGCGCCAAGGACCTCGACACTATTTCCAGTTCcaagaaaggaaagactGTTGCCGCTATTGAGGCTTAA
- a CDS encoding ATP-dependent Clp protease, ATP-binding subunit ClpX, translating into MATIQNNTIRCPKDLYSYLSQYIIGQDRAKRILSVAVFNHYQRTGHRISPSIEPELASVQRTQSSPAALKPASPYSPSPRNSPSRHLISTSGDRSSNTKACGTKEYTRSDWDSIGTESSRNRTEDVTIATGAGGADPTLTHDLLTLRSREGHWARYGYFDSRPPALPSLLSKTGKSRKADASFESGASGRTQTSSSNVDVKERVKDFPVNGTFNVQAKEDVLIEKSNVLMVGPTGTGKTLMAKTLAGILDVPFTSCDATTYTQAGYVGEDVETCVLRLLQASNFDVDRTEIGIIHIDEVDKLARRGGGEAGSWGSGRDVGGEGVQQALLRLLEGTTLTLSAKPPTTASSTLGPPGSSNTGGRGGSDNSGGPNIPRAENEAAFSDPPGWDPNNPMSRGLGSKKGVREGLPGFNGGGNPGSKGDTFLVDTSNILFVLSGAFVGLETIVNRRLGKGSIGFGAPLFEPTTSEFNQDSSVNPLKDLSTTDLATYGLIPEFVGRLPIISTLNPLSIDDLVRILMEPKNALIKQYMSMFEKYGSELRFTNKAIQEVAREGLQRGGGARGLRGVLEEVLLDSMFEVPASSVRYCLITEAVARKAQPAQYFSRGQRVSFLRAIEEEDGGQVVQAELNAEPEKTASAHSTG; encoded by the exons ATGGCTACCATCCAAAATAACACTATTCGCTGTCCGAAAGAT CTATACTCGTATTTATCGCAATACATTATCGGGCAGGATAGAGCGAAGCGGATACTATCTGTAGC CGTGTTTAATCATTACCAAAGAACAGGACATCGTATATCGCCATCAATAGAGCCAGAGCTGGCGTCTGTACAGCGAACTCAGTCATCTCCAGCAGCTTTGAAACCCGCATCTCCTTACTCGCCTTCACCTCGAAACTCTCCATCTCGGCATCTGATAAGCACATCTGGAGATCGTTCATCAAATACTAAGGCTTGTGGAACAAAGGAATACACAAGATCTGATTGGGATTCTATTGGGACAGAGTCATCACGCAACCGTACGGAAGATGTCACTATAGCCACAGGAGCTGGTGGCGCGGATCCGACTTTGACGCATGACCTCTTGACATTACGTTCCCGAGAGGGCCATTGGG CTAGATACGGATATTTCGACTCGCGTCCTCCAGCTCTGCCTTCTTTACTGAGTAAAACTGGCAAATCTCGCAAGGCAGATGCTTCTTTTGAGTCTGGAGCATCG GGAAGAACACAAACTTCTAGCAGCAATGTTGACGTCAAGGAAAGAGTAAAGGATTTTCCGGTGAATGGAACTTTCAATGTTCAGGCCAAAGAGGATGTTCTGATTGAAAAGAGCAACGTTTTAATGGT CGGGCCTACTGGTACTGGGAAAACTTTGATGGCGAAGACATTGGCCGGAATATTAGATGTGCCATTCAC TTCATGCGACGCTACCACATATACCCAAGCTGGAT ATGTGGGAGAAGACGTTGAAACCTGTGTACTACGCTTATTGCAAGCATCTAATTTTGATGTTGATCGTACAGA AATTGGAATCATTCACATTGATGAGGTTGATAAACTTGCCAGAAGGGGAGGGGGCGAGGCAGGATCATGGGGAAGTGGTCGTGATGTTGGCGGTGAAGGTGTTCagcaagctcttcttcgtcttctggAAGGTACCACTCTCACACTCTCCGCAAAGCCTCCAACTACAGCATCATCTACACTTGGCCCTCCTGGATCGTCAAATACTGGCGGGCGAGGAGGATCAGATAACAGTGGAGGCCCAAATATTCCCAGAGCAGAGAATGAGGCGGCATTTAGTGACCCCCCTGGCTGGGATCCGAACAACCCAATGAGTAGAGGACTTGGAAGCAAAAAAGGCGTCAGAGAAGGGCTGCCTGGTTTTAATGGAGGGGGTAATCCTG GAAGCAAAGGAGATACGTTTTTAGTGGATACTTCTAATATCCTCTTTGTTTTATCAGGCGCTTTTGTTGGCTTGGAGACCATAGTTAACAGAAGGCTGGGTAAAGGA TCTATTGGATTTGGAGCGCCCCTGTTCGAGCCTACAACATCGGAATTTAATCAAGACAGCTCTGTTAATCCTCTCAAAGACCTTTCCACTACCGATTTGGCAACATATGGGCTTATTCCTGAGTTTGTCGGTCGTCTACCTATTATCTCCACTCTTAATCCTCTCTCTATTGATGATTTGGTGCGCATTTTGATGGAGCCCAAAAACGCTCTAATCAAGCAGTATATGTCGATGTTTGAGAAATATGGAAGTGAATTGAGATTTACTAACAAGGCAATCCAAGAGGTTGCGAGGGAAGGGCTACAAAGGGGCGGAGGGGCGAGAGGGTTACGAGGGGTGCTTGAAGAGGTCTTGTTGGATTCCATGTTTGAAGTGCCCGCATCT TCTGTGAGGTATTGTTTGATAACTGAAGCAGTGGCGCGCAAAGCGCAACCGGCTCAGTATTTCTCGAGAGGGCAAAGAGTGTCTTTCTTAAGGGctattgaagaagaagacggGGGTCAGGTCGTACAGGCTGAGCTCAATGCTGAGCCAGAAAAGACTGCCTCCGCTCACTCGACTGGCTAA